GATATTGTAAAATCAATCAAAAATAGCGAAGGATCTTCCTCCAACCCTTTTTCCAACAATGTCCTGACTTTTTCCTTTAGCATAAAAAATTAAGTAATAAAAGAGGGGACTAATGTCCCCTCACGAATACTTTTTATCCTTTCAGTAGTGCAAATATATTGCATTAAAGATTAATCTCCTAATTTATAGTGTCATCATTCAATGATTTCTATAGCTTTTTCTTCTCGAATAGGGTTTCCATATTTATCCATTCCATATAATATTACTAAATAAGTTCCTGAAGATACATTTCTATCTATATGGACCACTGTACTCTTGCTAGGCTCCAGGAAAGGCTCCCAATATATCGACGACAACTTCTCCTTTTTTTCCCTCATGTCAGCAAATTTACCTGAACGAGAAAAACCAGGAACTTGGGTGTTGACCCAATTTAGAGATTCATTATAGCCCAACTTTTTGGACAACTTGCCTCTCTTAGAATAAAAGGCAATAACACCATTGCCACCTCTAGCACCAAAGGCAGCCGTTCTACCCCCCTTTATTACATCAACAAACATTATTTCTTCTGCCAGCATTTGCTGTACAGATAATTTAGAAACTGGTACTCCGTTTAAAAGAAAGAGCGGGTCATTGGATTCATTGATACTTCCAACACCCCTGATTACAGCTTTTTGATTTGGGAAACTTCCAAAAAGATACACACCTGGAGCTTCCATTAGCAAGTCCATAGCACTCACCGCAGCTATTTTGGACCTCAAAGCATCAGCCATAACCCTATAATCATATGATAAATAAGGCGTTAATTTACTGAGTTCTTTACCAATTTTAGTTTCGTCCCAAGAAGTCTTTGATGTTACCACCACCTCTTCCAACAGAGTCACATCTTCATCAAAATCAATTGCCCCCAAATACTCTCCCTCTTTTAGATATCTATTAAATTGGACATCATTTCTACCAGTAAAATCATTGACATCTAAGGCCCCAACCTTGGGCCATTCATCAACCACATCAATGACCAAATTATTCTCTTTAAACTGTTTACCACCTAAGTTATTTGCTTGAATTATCACATTCAAAGAATCATAGAACATAAATGGGCCAAACTTAAACTTCCCACTATCGTTTGTTACCACGGTCTCTTGAAATGGCGCTTCTCCAGCAACGGTTAAAAGCGCACTAGTCTTTGAAGCATCATTATAGTTTTTTGCTTTAATGTGACCTGATATCATTATTCCCAATTCAGGTTTATATTTCAAGGTATTCAAATCAAATTGCTTGACCTCTCCCCAATCTATTGCATTAGAACTATCTAAAATCATAATAGCGTCCCAGACCTCCTTTTTTTTCAAGGGTTCGTTAATGTACAAATCCCGCATTACTTCCCATTTCCTAAAAGGGTCCTTTACTTCGATAATTTTTCTGCTATAATTGTTATCTCCCATAATAATCCTATCAATGGGGGTGACCGCTAGCGAAATATTACCTTTTACAACATCAGGGTTATTTAACTTTAAAAGGATAGAATCCCCTTTTTTAATCTTTATCTTTTCTGTTTCTAGAATTAGACGATAACTTTCTAAATTACCATCGAAGTAGATTTGCCTTTGACACTGAATATTTCCGTTTTTATCAAAAAGGGAAAAAGTTATCAAATTAGCCTCAATTTTATCCTTGCCAATTTTGAGTAATTTCGAATTTTCACTGAGCTCCTTTCCAAACTCATAAGAAATTAGAGTTTTTTCTCCCGAATGAACTAAGAGAAAGGAGCCTTTCAGACCATTTTTTTCAGTGTTGACCAAATTAGCAACAAAATGACTCCCTCTTTCTTTTACACTCAAGGAATATCCCTCTTTTTTTACTGTAGGCAATTCCTTTTCATATACATAACCTCCAGATCTAATTACCACTTTGTATTCTCGATTAAAATTTGGTAAAAAACTGGCTTTACCATAACCAGGAGAAATCAAATTAAAATGAGTTACCACATTTCCAATATCATCCAGAACCTGTCCCTTCCCACCAAGTATTAGCCCTTCATTTCCAATTGCCTGAACACCAATAGTTGCCATAACATCATGAACCAGTGAACCACCTTCACTTCTAACCATAATTTCAGGAACAACATTCGCCCTTTTTTCATTTTCATTTCCAAAAAACTTTTTTTCCGAATTTATATACAACGATTTAGTATTCACACGCGGAACCTCATTATTCAGCATAAGCTTAGTAAAGGCCCTCAAATAATACTTTCCTGCATCCCAATTGTTCTTAACAGAAAAATTCCCGTAAGCACCAAATTCCGAAACCTTTAGCTTACTCCTATCCACTATTTGACCTTTATCGTCAAGTAATTCTGTATACAAAACACCACTATAGGGCTTTTCTTGGTTGCTTAAACCATTTGTCAAAAATATTCGAAACCATATAGTCTCACCTTTTTCATAATAATCTTTGTCCGTTATGACCATTGTTCTTTCATTGACCATTAAACCATAACCCATTAATTGCCCAATTAGCCCTTCTACACTTTGTGATTCGGATTCATGAAATATAGGCGGGGCAGATCCGATTAGGAGTAGAACAATCAAAGTGAATATAATTTTCCGCATAAACTAATTAAAATTAATTTGTAATCTTTTTCTAGTTAAATCTTCTAAAAGATAAACTTTTTTATTGATTTAAACCAACAGCATATCTAAATACTTCACTCTTTCAAAATTCAATTTGAAGACTCAATTAAGTTTTGTGCGAACCGGAATATTGTGTTTCTGAAGATTGGTGACGACTTATTAGGTTAAAATCAGCCTTAAATAAAAAAATTGATTTAATACGAGGATTTTTCAGTAATTAAGATGAAGTTCCTCAAATTGTTTAACCTAAAAAAGTCTATATAAAGTAAGTTAACAACAAAACTTTAAGCCGAATAACCTTAAGTGTTAATTAAAAAAAGCCACCGTTCTGTTGCCAAGGTATTTAACTTTGAATAATGATTATTGCACCACACTAAAAATACCTGCAGTATGGGAATCTTTTTCTGGAGAGGTCAAATCATTTATACTATCCACCTCTCTCCTAAACCTTAGTATCATAAGGGTATCCAATTGACTTTGGATGCTATCTCTCATTTTCTGCCAATTGGCGGCATTCATTTTCTTATTGTATTCCGTAATCTTATCAAATCTTGAAAGATTATATCGATTGGCCTTCCAGGCATGCTGGGTACTTTTTTGATGTTGTAGGTCCTGAAGATAAATACCCACACCAAAACCAACCAGCACAACGACTAGTATGATCTTTAAACTTTTTGCGGTCAACTTCATAACATTAGTTCATAAGAGTGGGGCAAAACTAAATAAGAGAGTCAAAATTTAATATCTACAAACAGCTAATTCTTGACGCAATCAATGGGCAATGTACAAAATATCCATTTCATGATTCCAAATACTCGTTGAAGTTTAACATCCATCGATAACAGACGCCAATCTACATAGCTATTTCCATAAAATGGAGAAACTCAATAAAAAAATCCTAACATCTCATCAATGTTAGGATTCTATAATCTTACTTAGTTGGCCCACTAGGACTCGAACCTAGAATGACGGTACCAAAAACCGGAGTGTTACCATTACACCATGGGCCAATACCTCTAAGAGCGTGCAAATTTAAAACAAAGTTTGATCTGAACAAACATTTTTTAATCCAAAAAAGGAAAAATACATATTTCATTGCCTGTTAAAGGTTTATAAAAATAATGGGTTGGTATCTATATAAATTAGTAAATTCGCCGGATAGCTTTAACCAAGGTGCCATGTTTTCAAAGAACTTCAAAAAATGGGACACCCTTCTTGGGTGGGCCGTTTTTTTCATATCATTTATCACCTACTTTATTACCGTTGAACCCACCAATAGTTTTTGGGATGCGGGTGAATACATAGCAACATCGGCCAAGCTGCAAGTAGGACACCCCCCAGGGGCACCTTTACTACAAATGATAGGTGCATTTTTTGCCATGTTCGCCTTAGAACCTAGCCAAGTGGCCATGATGGTAAATTTAGTATCCGGGGTTTCCAGCGCCTTTACGATTTTATTCATGTTCTGGACAATTACCAATATTGCCCAAAAATTAATGGACAATAATGAGCCTATGACCAATAGTAAGGCCATTGCTATATTGGGAAGTGGCTTGATAGGCGCATTGGCCTTTACCTTTTCGGACAGTTTCTGGTTCAATGCCGTAGAGACCGAAGTTTATTCCATGGCCAGCCTTATTATGGCCCTATTGCTTTGGTTGGGGTTAAAGTGGACGGACAATTTGGAGGACCCCCGGGGTAACCGTTGGATCATACTCATTTCCTTTGTGGTTGGGCTTACCTTTGGGATTCAGTTCATGGGATTTTTAGCCATTCCATCCATAGGACTTCTCTATTACTTTAAGACATACAAAAAGACCACCGTAAAAAACTTTCTTTTGGCCAATATCATTGTGATAGCCATCTTAATGTTGGTCTATAAATTCTCCCTTACCTACGTACTGATGTTATTTGGTTGGGGCGAAGTGTTCTTTGTAAACACTATTGGTCTTCCCTTTAATTCGGGTTCCATCATTATTGGGCTACTGTTCATTGCCGCCTTTTATTTTGGTCTGAGTTATACCCGAAAAAACAATTACAAGGTGGCAAATACCATTGTACTTTGTTTGATGTTCCTTTTTCTTGGCTTTTCATCTTGGTTGATGCTCCCTATCCGTGCCAATGCACAGGTGGTCATCAACGAGAACAATCCCGAAGATGCCCGTGCACTTTTGGCCTACTACAATAGGGAACAGTATCCAGGTGTGGATAGTCCCGTATACGGTACCTATTATTCGGATATGTTCGCTCCCGCCGGCGAGGACAGGGATGGCACCCCTAAATATGAAAAGGATTACACCTTGGGCAAATATATTGTCGTAAACAAATACAAAAATTCGGAGCAAGGCCCTAACCCCAAGCACCAAGGAATTCTCCCCAGAATGTGGAGCTCACAGCACGCGTCCAATTATATGCGATATTTTGGGCCCTTGGATTTCAAAATGACGGAATACAATGCCGATCTTGCCGAAGCCATTAATCAAGTAAAAACGGGATTTGCAAACGGAGAGATAGATGCGGACCAATATATTAGTTTTATAAAAAGGTTTAGTGACTACATCGAAGTTGAACCACCATCCGTTTGGGACAATATCAAATACATGTTCGAATTTCAATTCAATTACATGTATATGCGATATTTCATGTGGAATTTCGTAGGAAAACAAAATGACGTACAAGGACGCTACAACGAAAATGGAAACTGGCTAAGTGGTATCAATTTTATTGATAGTGCAAGGTTGGGTAGCCAAGAAAATCTGCCAAGCGACATTTTGAACAATCCAGGCAGAAATACTTATTTCTTTTTGCCTTTGCTCTTAGGAATCATAGGTCTTGTTTTTCAGGTTTCAAAAGACCCAAAACAATTTTGGGTGCTGATGATATTTTTCCTTTTTACCGGAATTGCCATCCAATTTTACACCAACCCTTACATATTTCAACCTAGGGAACGGGATTACTCCTTGGTCGGTTCCTTTTACATTTTCGCCATTTGGATAGGCCTTGGAGTATACGGTCTTTATGACGGATTCAAAGATTGGATTACCCCAAAGGTTTTGGCTCCCGCAGTAGTGGTTATTTGCCTACTCGCAGTACCCACGGTGATGGCGGTTCAAAACTGGGATGACCACGATCGTTCCAATAAATTTACGGCCAATTCTTCAGCCACATCCTATTTGGACTCCTGTCAGGAAGATGCCGGTGCCATTTTGTTCACCATTGGGGATAATGATACCTTCCCATTATGGTATGCCCAGGAGATAGAAGGGTATCGTACCGATGTACGTATCGTATGTACCAGCTTGTTCGAAACGGATTGGTATATAGATCAAATGAAGCGAAAAGCTTATGAAAGTGATCCTATCCCCTCACAAATAGAACATGACAAATATCGATTTGGCTCAAGGGATGTACTCTATCATCAGGGTATTACGGAAAACAGGTGGCCTATCAAGGATTTTATCAATTGGATTGATAGCGATAAACCCAGAACCAAATTGGGCTATCTTCTAGAGCAACAAGGTTCAGATTTAAGCAATTTTTCTGAAAACACCCAGAATATGGTGTTTTACCCTACGAATAAAATCAGGGTTCCCGTAAACAAAAAGAACGTACTTGAAAGTGGTCTCGTCAAACCAAAAGATTCAGCCTTGATTGTAGATTACATCGACATTGATTTACCCAGTGCAATTACCAAGAAAAGCATGATGATGTTGGATATTTTGGCCAACAATGATTGGAAACGTCCTCTTTATTTTTCTGGGGGAAGTTTTGATGATGCGGAATATCTTTGGATGAAGGACTACCTGCAATTGGATGGTCTTGCCTATAAATTGGTACCCATTAGGACCGAGAGACCTAATTCCTTTGAAATGGGTCGAATTGATACCGACCTCATGTACGATATTGTTAAGAAATGGGATTGGGGCAATGCTGGGGGAGACATCTATCACGACACGCAAACCCGAATCCAAAGTGTAAGTTACAGAGGAAACCTAGCACGGTTGATGGAAGCCTTGATAAAGGAGAATAAAATAGACAAGGCCAAGGAAATCATTGAAATGTCCCTAAAAAATATGCCCGTAGAAGCCTTTGGATATTACTCTTTGGTTGAACCCTTTGTGGACGGTTATTATAAAGTGGGCGAAACCAACAAAGCACGTGAATTATTTGCCTTGTTAAAGAAAAAGTATCAGGAAAGGTTGGAATATTATGCCTTGACCAGTTTGGATGAGCAGTATAGCAATATTGATGATATAATTGCGGATATGGAGGCATATCGAAGAAATATAGATACTGTCATTGCCAATGACGAAAAGGATTTTGCCGAAAAAGAGACATTGATATTCAATGAATACATCGACAAATTTCAGCACTTCTACAAGGACCAGGATAGTATGGAAATGCCGGATGGTGAATTTCAGGACAATCCCGATATGATTATCGACACCTTACCCATGGTAGATACAATCAGTACAGATAGAACCACAACGGATTTACTTCAGGATACAATTGGTAATCCAATTCAATAAGCTGAGAGCATTTTTGAAAGAAAGAAAAAAAGCTATCTAAACGTATTCGTTTAAAATTCCGATGAGGGTTTTGGCATCCTGTTCGCCGCTTTGGCGCCATACCATTTCACCTTTTTTATAGATCATTAAGGTAGGTAGCCCCTTTACCCTTAATGCTTGGGAAAGTTCCTTGTTCTTGTCTACATCGATTTTAATTACCTTACCCTTATCACCTAGGGCAGCTGCCACATCCCTCATTACCGGATGCATAGAGGTAGATTGCTCGTTCCACTCCGCATAAAAATCAAGAAGGACAGGAACATTCAAATCTATAAGTTCACCAAATTTAGACATAGAATCGGCTTTACGTTATTGGCCAAATGTAGTAAAAAATGTTAAAATACAATATGAGCCTTAAGGTTTGTAGAACTTTGCACAAGTTAAAATCATGTTAAGGCCTTCTTTTTTAAAGTAATTACGGTAATCTCCGGCCAAATACCTACCCTTCCTGGATATCCCAAAAAGCCGAACCCCCTGTTCACGTTGATAAACTGTCCCAATTCCTTATAGACTCCAGCCCAATACTTATAGCGCCACTTTACGGGACTCCATTTTACCCATCCAGGAATTTCAATTCCGAATTGCATCCCATGGGTATGTCCGCTCAAGGTCAAGTGAAAATGTTTATCATCATGGATTACCTCTTCCGACCAGTGGGAAGGATCATGGCTCATGAGAATGGTAAAATCTTCCTGATTAATTTGGGAAGTTGCTTTTTTAAGGTCTCCGGCTTTTTTAAAGCCTCCCTTTCCCCAGTTTTCCACCCCTACCAAGGCTATCCGGTCCTCTCCTTTTTGAAGGTATCTGTGTTCGTTCAATAAAAGATCAAAACCCATGTTTTTCTGTAAGTCCTTTAAATCCTGCAGGTTTTGACGTTTCAATTCCTCCGTTTCCCAAGCAATATAATCTCCATAATCGTGATTGCCCAGCACGGAATATTTTCCATCCTTAGCATTCAAGGTACTGAACAACTCGGCCCAGGGCAGCATTTCCTCGGTTTTATTATTGACCATATCGCCGGTGAAGAGCAATAGATCGCTATTCTGCTTTTTAATCAATTCCACCCCGTATTCGATTTTCTTACGGTCATCAAAGCTACCACTATGAATATCGGATATTTGGGTAATTCGGTAACCATCAAAACTATCGGGTAGGTCCTCAAACTCCAAGGTGTATTTAAGTACCTTAAAATTGTATTTACCCTTGTACATCCCATACAATAAAGCACCAAAAGGAAGGGCCGCTATCCCTAATCCAATCATAGTCAGAAAACGTCGCCTTTCCGGCAAGGTAAATTCCTTGGAAACTCCAAATACTCTTTGATATGACCCGGAAAGTATTCTAAAGATATCCTCTGAGAAAAGAAAAAATATAATGACCAATTTGAATGAAAGTATGGTCAAAAGAAATCCAAAAGCATAGCTCTTTGGTCTACTGAGTACGCGACCCGCTTCCTCACCTGCCGTAAATTGATAAATAAAGTTTATCAAAACTACCAAAGAAACCAAAACGTATACGAGATAGACCCATGGTTGTCTAAACAAAGTCCTTAGGGCCTGAACGATGTAAAAGCTCAAACCTAAATATATGAGCACGAAAATAATCCAGCGAAGCATAATCCTATTTTCTACAAAGATATTTTAAGTCGCCCAAGAAAAAGGTCCATTTGGTTTTATTTAACCTTATTTACAACAGCTTTAATGGTTTCAAAATCCGAAATACCAAGTTGGTCATCCTTCAAAAAAGAAGCTGTATTCATGGATATGGAAGGTGGTATCGACAAGGTCCGATGGAATTTTGTGCCGGATAGGTGAACTGCACCAAAACCTTCTTTCTTGAACATTTCTATATTATGGTCATTAATTCCTGACCCTGGCAAAATCATAATATTTGAAGAACTCTCCTTTAATGCTTTCAACAGTGGTAGTCCTTCCTTAGCAGATTTTTGCTGACCAGAGGTAAGTACACAATCCACGCCCAAGTCATTCAATCTACCCAGGGTTTCCAATGGATTCCTAACCCAATCGAATGCCCTATGGAACGTAAAGCGAAGTCCTTTGGAAAAAGCTATCAAGTCCGCTGTACGGGCTTCGTCCAGCGTATAGTCCCTGTGCAATATGCCTGAGACAATGCCCTCAAAACCCAATTCCCTGCATAGTTCTATATCCCTTCCCATACTATCAAATTCATATTCGGAATAAGTGAAATCCCCACTTCTGGGCCGTATCAATACATGTACAGGAATGGAAATATGCTTCTTTACCGCCCTTAACAGTCCATAGGAAGGGGTGATACCGCCAACGGCCAACTCGGAACAAAGCTCAATTCTATCGGCCCCTGCCTTTTCCGCATTGATGGCAGATTCCAAAGAATTTGCACAAACTTCTACAAGCATCTTCTTATATTTAAATTTCTTAAAAGTAAAGAACCACGACCATGAAAAGAAGAAAGTTTCTTAAAAATTCCAGCACCTTGACCGCAGGAATGATAACCGCCCCATTAATCGCATCGTCCGGAAGTCCCCTCAAGGAATTTAGAACCATGAACAATGCATCAAAAAGCAATATTCCCATTGCTATTTGCACTTGGGATTTTGGAAACGCTACTGCCAAGGCATGGGAAGTTCTGAATTCTGGAGGAAACTCCTTAGATGCCGTTCATCAAGGTGTTATGGTAGAAGAGGACAATCTGGATAACCAGACCGTAGGAAACGGTGGTAGACCAGACCGTGATGGGAACGTGACCTTGGATGCCTGTATTATGGACAAGGATGCCAACTGCGGTGCCGTGTTGGCACTTCAAAATATAGCCAATCCTATTTCAGTTGCCCGAAAGGTGATGGAAGAAACACCCCATGTCATGCTCGTTGGAAAAGGTGCAGAACAATTCGCCTACGAGCAAGGCTTTGAAAGGACAAACCTATTGACCGAAAAATCAAAACAAGAATGGGAAGAGTGGAAAAAAACCTCCCAATACAAGCCCATAATCAATATAGAAAACCATGACACCATTGGCATGTTGGCCATAGACAAAAATGGGGATATTGCAGGAGCCTGCACAACGAGTGGTATGGCCTATAAAATGGCCGGACGCGTGGGCGACTCCCCCATTATTGGCGCAGGACTCTTTGTGGATAATGAAGTCGGCGGTGCCACGGCCACGGGGGTTGGAGAAGAAGTGGTGCGTACCGTAGGCAGCTTTTTGATCGTTGAACTGATGCGTCAGGGCAAATCGCCCCAAGAGGCCTGTGAGGAAGGCGTAAAACGAATTATTGCCAAAAACAAGGACAAACAGGACTTCCAAATAGGATTTATCGCCATCAATAAAAATGGGGAAACCGGGGCCTATTGCATTCATCCCGGGTTTACCTATAGGACCTATACCCAAGAAGGTCATGTCAATAATCCTTCGGGTAGTTATTTAGAATCTTAAGTCTATCGGCTTTAAAAACAAACTTCGTACTTTTATAAACTCACTTTTATTTTCCTAAAATGTCCGAACAAAAAAGACTATTTCTTCTAGACGCCTACGCATTGATTTTTCGTGGCTATTATGCCTTGATAAAAAACCCGAGAATAAATTCCAAGGGGATGGATACCTCGGCTATCATGGGGTTCATGAATTCTTTGTTCGATGTAATAAAGCGCGAAAAGCCCGATCATCTGGCAGTTTGTTTTGATAAAGGCGGAAGTGCTGAAAGAACAGAGCTTTTCCCAGAATATAAGGCTAATAGGGATGAAACCCCCGATGCCATCAGAATTGCGATACCCTACATACAGGATATTTTGAAAGCCATGCACATTCCATCCGTTGTTCTTGAAGGTTGGGAGGCAGATGATATTATCGGCACCCTGTCAAAGCAGGCGGAAAAAGAAGGTTATAAAGTCTTTATGGTGACTCCGGACAAGGATTTTGGGCAATTGGTGACCGAAAACATCTTTATGTACCGTCCTGCCCGAATGGGTAACGGTATTGAAATTTGGGGTATCCCAGAAGTTCAAAAGCGTTTTGGGGTTGAGCGTCCGGAACAGGTAATCGATTATTTGGGCATGATGGGGGACGCCAGTGATAATATACCAGGGCTTCCCGGCGTAGGGGACAAAACCGCCAAAAAATTTATCGAACAGTTTGGTACTTTGGAGGGTCTTTTGGAAAATACGGACCAGTTGAAAGGCAAAATGAAAGAGAAAATCATCGAAAATGCGGAGCTAGGGTTACTATCCAAGAAATTGGCGACCATTTGTACCGATTGTGACGTTACCTTTAATGCGGAAGACTATGAACTTTCCGTTCCCGATAGTGAGGCCGTACAAAAGATTTTTGAGGAACTGGAATTTAGAAGACTCAAAGACCAGTTCATTAAAATATTTTCGGGAGAAACAGAAGAAACCACCCAAACTCAGGTAACCAGTACCGAGACTGCAAAAAAAGTGTCCGCCTCGGCCGGTAGTGGTCAGTTTTCCTTGTTCGGTGGTGACGGTGCTTCGCCAGCGACCATCAAGGATACCTCCAGTAGAAATACGATTTCGGACATCCCACATTCCTACCAAAGCGTGACTCCTGGAATAGGCATGAAGTTATTTCTTCAAAACCTGATGAAGCAAACATCGGTTTGTTTTGATACCGAAACCACATCCATTAATCCGTTGGAAGCGGAACTCGTGGGTATTTCATTCTCGTGGGAAGCCACTAAAGGGTTTTATATTCCCATTCCGGAAGGAAAGGAGAACGCACAAGAAATTTTGGAGGAACTAAGACCCTTCTTTGAAGCCGAAGACATAGAGAAAATTGGACAGAACCTAAAGTATGATATTAAAGTACTTGACAAATACAATATCAAGGTCATGGGAAAATTCTTTGATACCATGTTGGCACACTACCTCATCAATCCGGATATGAGGCATAATATGGATGTTTTGTCCGAAACCTATCTGAACTACACGCCAATCTCCATAACGGAACTCATAGGAAAAAAAGGAAAAAACCAATTATCCATGCGTGATGTCCCCTTGGAAAAACAAACGGAATATGCGGTTGAGGATGCCGATGTAACCTTTCAACTGGCCCAACATTTTAGACCGGAACTGGAAGAAGCCAAAACCGACGGGCTGTTCAATGACATCGAAATCCCTTTATTAAAAGTTTTGGCAGACATGGAACTGGAAGGCATCAATTTGGATATTGACTTCCTTAAATCCCTATCCGAAGCCTTGGAAAGTGACATTGCCTCTTTGGAAAAGAAGATTTATGAGGCCGCAGGCGAGGAATTCAATATTGGCTCTCCAAAACAGTTGGGAGAAATATTGTTCGACAAAATGAACTTGGTGGACAAGCCTAAGAAAACCAAAACAGGGCAATACTCTACGGCGGAAGACGTATTGTCCTACTTGGCCAAGGACCATGAAATCATTCAAAATGTTTTAGATTACCGTGGGCTTACCAAACTAAAAAGTACCTATGTGGACGCGCTTCCCGGTCAGGTAGAACCTACTACAGGGAGGGTTCATACGGATTATATGCAAACCGTAGCGGCAACAGGCAGGCTAAGCAGTAATAATCCCAACCTCCAAAATATTCCAATACGAACAGAACGCGGAAGGCAGGTGAGAAAAGCCTTTATACCAAGAAATGATGATTATACCTTATTGGCGGCGGATTATTCCCAAATAGAATTGCGCATCATTGCCGCCTTAAGTGAGGAGGACACTATGATTGAGGCGTTCAAAAATGGGGAAGACATTCACGCTTCCACCGCTTCCAAGGTATTCAATGTACCCATAGAAGAGGTTACCAGAGAACAGAGAAGCAATGCCAAGACCGTAAATTTTGGAATCATTTATGGAGTTTCGGCCTTTGGCCTAAGTAATCAGACCGACTTGTCACGATCAGAATCCAAGGAGCTTATTGACACCTACTACAAAACCTATCCCAAGCTTAGGAACTATATAAGTGAGCAGATAGATTTTGCCCGTGAAAATGGGTATGTACAAACAGTCTTGGGTAGACGAAGATATTTAAAGGACATCAACGGCAGCAATGCCGTAGTCCGTGGAGCAGCAGAACGAAATGCGGTGAATGCCCCCATACAAGGAAGCGCCGCGGATATTATTAAAATCGCCATGATAAATATCCATAAAAAACTTCAAAAAGGTGATTACGAATCAAAAATGCTTTTACAGGTACACGATGAATTGGTTTTTGACATCTATAAACCTGAACTGGAAGAACTAAAAACATTGATAAAATCCGAAATGGAAAACGCCTATAAACTATCTGTTCCTTTGGATGTGGAGCTGGGCGAAGGTAACAACTGGCTTGTTGCCCATTAAAATTTAAAAAGGCACCTTTAAAAGGTGCCTTTTTGTTTTCATTTTATTCTTAACCTAAACTATTGGCCCAACGCTGCTTTTTGGATTCGCGCTTTTTAAAGCGACTAATTATAGACTTAAAAAAACTGCTTAGCGAATAGGGTTCAAAATCAAACCTTAGGAT
This window of the Maribacter cobaltidurans genome carries:
- a CDS encoding metallophosphoesterase, encoding MLRWIIFVLIYLGLSFYIVQALRTLFRQPWVYLVYVLVSLVVLINFIYQFTAGEEAGRVLSRPKSYAFGFLLTILSFKLVIIFFLFSEDIFRILSGSYQRVFGVSKEFTLPERRRFLTMIGLGIAALPFGALLYGMYKGKYNFKVLKYTLEFEDLPDSFDGYRITQISDIHSGSFDDRKKIEYGVELIKKQNSDLLLFTGDMVNNKTEEMLPWAELFSTLNAKDGKYSVLGNHDYGDYIAWETEELKRQNLQDLKDLQKNMGFDLLLNEHRYLQKGEDRIALVGVENWGKGGFKKAGDLKKATSQINQEDFTILMSHDPSHWSEEVIHDDKHFHLTLSGHTHGMQFGIEIPGWVKWSPVKWRYKYWAGVYKELGQFINVNRGFGFLGYPGRVGIWPEITVITLKKKALT
- a CDS encoding copper homeostasis protein CutC; translated protein: MLVEVCANSLESAINAEKAGADRIELCSELAVGGITPSYGLLRAVKKHISIPVHVLIRPRSGDFTYSEYEFDSMGRDIELCRELGFEGIVSGILHRDYTLDEARTADLIAFSKGLRFTFHRAFDWVRNPLETLGRLNDLGVDCVLTSGQQKSAKEGLPLLKALKESSSNIMILPGSGINDHNIEMFKKEGFGAVHLSGTKFHRTLSIPPSISMNTASFLKDDQLGISDFETIKAVVNKVK
- a CDS encoding isoaspartyl peptidase/L-asparaginase family protein → MKRRKFLKNSSTLTAGMITAPLIASSGSPLKEFRTMNNASKSNIPIAICTWDFGNATAKAWEVLNSGGNSLDAVHQGVMVEEDNLDNQTVGNGGRPDRDGNVTLDACIMDKDANCGAVLALQNIANPISVARKVMEETPHVMLVGKGAEQFAYEQGFERTNLLTEKSKQEWEEWKKTSQYKPIINIENHDTIGMLAIDKNGDIAGACTTSGMAYKMAGRVGDSPIIGAGLFVDNEVGGATATGVGEEVVRTVGSFLIVELMRQGKSPQEACEEGVKRIIAKNKDKQDFQIGFIAINKNGETGAYCIHPGFTYRTYTQEGHVNNPSGSYLES
- the polA gene encoding DNA polymerase I, which gives rise to MSEQKRLFLLDAYALIFRGYYALIKNPRINSKGMDTSAIMGFMNSLFDVIKREKPDHLAVCFDKGGSAERTELFPEYKANRDETPDAIRIAIPYIQDILKAMHIPSVVLEGWEADDIIGTLSKQAEKEGYKVFMVTPDKDFGQLVTENIFMYRPARMGNGIEIWGIPEVQKRFGVERPEQVIDYLGMMGDASDNIPGLPGVGDKTAKKFIEQFGTLEGLLENTDQLKGKMKEKIIENAELGLLSKKLATICTDCDVTFNAEDYELSVPDSEAVQKIFEELEFRRLKDQFIKIFSGETEETTQTQVTSTETAKKVSASAGSGQFSLFGGDGASPATIKDTSSRNTISDIPHSYQSVTPGIGMKLFLQNLMKQTSVCFDTETTSINPLEAELVGISFSWEATKGFYIPIPEGKENAQEILEELRPFFEAEDIEKIGQNLKYDIKVLDKYNIKVMGKFFDTMLAHYLINPDMRHNMDVLSETYLNYTPISITELIGKKGKNQLSMRDVPLEKQTEYAVEDADVTFQLAQHFRPELEEAKTDGLFNDIEIPLLKVLADMELEGINLDIDFLKSLSEALESDIASLEKKIYEAAGEEFNIGSPKQLGEILFDKMNLVDKPKKTKTGQYSTAEDVLSYLAKDHEIIQNVLDYRGLTKLKSTYVDALPGQVEPTTGRVHTDYMQTVAATGRLSSNNPNLQNIPIRTERGRQVRKAFIPRNDDYTLLAADYSQIELRIIAALSEEDTMIEAFKNGEDIHASTASKVFNVPIEEVTREQRSNAKTVNFGIIYGVSAFGLSNQTDLSRSESKELIDTYYKTYPKLRNYISEQIDFARENGYVQTVLGRRRYLKDINGSNAVVRGAAERNAVNAPIQGSAADIIKIAMINIHKKLQKGDYESKMLLQVHDELVFDIYKPELEELKTLIKSEMENAYKLSVPLDVELGEGNNWLVAH